The sequence TTTCTATTAAATAGTGATGCTCATTGCATACTCTCCTTCATTGAATGTTGCAGCTTACATTCTTGCCCTTTTGCAAGTCATGCTTTTGTTCCTTTTCGATATAATCCAAAGTTAAAATCAGTTCTGGTCAAAGAATCACATATGATATGACGGTCTTATTATGCACGTGGGCAAAGGTTTATCCGAGGTTAAATGTAGAAAAATTATCCTTGCAACACTGGCTTGAAGCTGTAATTTCAGGGAACAAAAATTAGCCTTGCAACATTGGCTTGAACAAAGAGCAGTCAACCATTCTTCTACTGGTAGATACGAGTATTTCTTTCAAAGCTGTCACCTAAAAGCTAGCTTTAGTTGTCTTTTGTTTCTCCTCATGATTTCTTCTTTACAGATTTTGAAGGTCCGATGCTGGAGATGGCACACAAGTAAGCATGAATGATGCCCAATGAACAATAATTCGCAACGTAATGACATCAAATACCTTGGATCGGTAAGTCTCCTTGAAATTCatagatttttcttcttcataactCTCAAGTGGGAACAAAAAAATTAAAGATTGAAGCCGTGTGAGTCATTTTTCTTTCAGATATCGCTCTCTGCAGATAGAGAAGGAATCTTATGAAGTAGTTGTCGTAATTGGGAAGCTTGTTTATAGACAAAGTGGGATGTGTTGACACTGTTGAGGGTTATACGTGGATATTCATTCTCAGCGTGTCAAGATCATTGTACATAGGGTAGCCGAAGGAGAGCAATGATACCCAACTTGTACAGCTAAGGAAGCGCATAGAGGAGGTTGTTCAAGAACTGGTAATGGGCCCAAAGCAGACCCCAAATATCAGGAGAGCACTTCTGCAGGACATTGGGAACCTATCTTGCTTCTTTCGTCAGTGATAGAGTAATGACTTTTTGATACCCATCCTCCAAGCTTTTCTAAGTGGCATAGATGATCAGTTTCAGGCAGTCTCCTATGGGAAAATTGTGTTTGTATGTTTCTTCGTCGGTCAAAGAAGTGTGGAAGAGTACCTATTACCGTATATTAAACAGGCTTTAAGTGATGCAACAGAGGCTGTGATTGCTGTGCCGAAGCAGTTTTTTGCGTAAAAGGATATTGCTTGAGATGATAGAACGTGCTTTTCCATTTCTATGTTATCCCAGTCGGTGGGTAAGAAGGTTAGCTGTAACTTCCGTTGCAGCTAGCAGTAATTGCTTAGGTGCAGTCAACTCATATGTTTATCTAGCACCAGTCATACATACTCTCCTTCGTCGGCAACTAGCGTCTTTAGCTTCAGAAAAGTCTCCCATATCATGTCCCAAGCCACCAGTGTACCAAGTCCTGGAAAATGCTTGGAGTTCAGATATGTTAGAACATCAAAGAAAGATATGGTACAAATCATTGTCACAATCAAAACAATGGCAAACTGCAGAACTGAACAACAGTTAGGCGGAGGAATTGAATCCAGGGAGGAAGTGACCTGGTATGCAACCTGATTTACAGGCTCAGAAACCTATCAGCAGCTCTACGCAGCAACTAGGGTTTCCTGCTTCGATGATAACACTAGTAGAGGATACTTTTGAGAGTTCTAAATGGATATTTGTTCTCAGCACGTCAAGGTCATTGTGCGTGAGGCAGAAGAAGAAAGCTGTGATTCAACACACTAGTTTTCTTGCTGGTGACATCACAACGGCTGCTGGAGAATTGATTGCGCACAATGGTGTCCCCGAGGTGCATAATAGATAGATAGGCTCAGCAACGGTTAGTCTGGTGCCACTTCCATGATCCTTCTTTACCAATGCACCGGCTTTGTTAGTTACTTTTTTTTACTTGGTGAATTTATTGTTATCACCCAGCACTAAGTTTAGGTTTGAAATTTGAATTCTTCACAACTAGGCCTAACTAGGCCTGGTCAACAATATGCATCACAGGAATTCCCCTTTAATATGTGAAAACTATATTAAAGCTGTAGACATCACTTGTTGGTGCATAAAATCCCTGGCAtagcaaaaaaaaagcaaagGGACGGACGATTGGtccgattttttttctttttcttttgcagctTCTCTGTTAGAAATAGAATGGACAGAATTCATACATATACACTAGCAGAATGGTCGCCCCAACTTGTAAAAAATATCAATGAAAATCAATGTAATTGTTTGAGTTTGCACCTTGGCTTGTATTTAGAAAACGTCTCCCTTATGATGGACATCAATAGTCTTGTATTTAAATATAACTACCGTAGTATTAAATAACAGTGTATATCCATTATCCACACAAAAAAAAACTGTTTGTTATATTGTAACGATATTTTTTATTCTAAATAAACGGCGCTTGTCTACGGACCGAAAAAACAAACCAGGTAAAAACTGCCtctcacagttttttttttttttatttgtgggtCACAGTGGGCCCCGCTTCTCGGAAGACGTGTATAGGATGATTTGTGAGGGCAATTTTTTTTGTGTAGTTTTTCTCTCGGTCTGCCGAAACTTTTTGCTAAACAGCGTTTCTCTACAGACCATGAAAACAAACCAGGTAAAAACCGACTctcaaagtaattttttttatttgtgggtCCCAGTGGACCCCACCCTTCGGGAGAGGTGTAGGGGTGGTTTGTGAGgggggttttattttatttttttgtgtagTTTTTCTCTCGGTCTGCCGAGAATTTTTTTGCTAAACATCCCTTCTTTACAAACCGGGTAAAAACAGCctctcataattttttttttttatttgtggaTCCCAGTGAACCCCGTACCTCGGTAGCCGTTCGGTTAAGCTATAAAAACCAAAGCGGCCTTTGCAATTCGGTCAATGTGGGACTAAGTTTAGTGTTCCCAAGTCCAACAGTTCAAACCTTTCTTATGCTTCTCGGCGTTATCGccatctaaaaaataaaataacatttgaTCTTTTGCCTTTTTCCTTTCCTTAAAATTAACTGTTCCTCCCATTCTATCAGTTTGCCTCTGCTGTGTCACCCCACATTTCTATTGCTTACACGAAGAACAACACTGTGATTCTGAAGCTGATTCGAGCTTCTAAGAACAATTACTCAATTTGTACAATATAAACCTATCAATCACATTATAATTCCTCCTCAATTTAGTTACTTCACATCCCAGATTTCTGTTTATCCAGTTTGTTGAAACTATCTTTCTACTGGTAAGCAAATTAGAGTTTTAATTAATGTGTATGATATGTTCGATATAATGTATTGTAATCGGAATGGTTTTCATTAAGTTCCCCAAAAATATTCTTAGTACCTCACTGTTAGAAATTGGGTGAATTTCTTTGCCAGTTCTTGTTTGAAGAAATGCCTAAAAGATTATTTAGTCAATGAGCCTACATGGTTGGTTCTGTGTTTGGAAATGAAACAGTAGAATTAAATGAAATATGGATTATATAGTCATTGGGAAGGGTACAATGTCAGTACTTAATCCACCTTATCTTTTTTGCTACTTATACAGCTTCAAGGAGTGATATGGATAGTGTCCGACAACTAAAAGTTCAACGATATGAGGATTTCGTTGATCGTCGCTTGAAGCCAGATCTTGTGCGAGCTATTGCTGAACGGTATACCGCCATTCTCACTTGGGAATCTGCACCTCTCTTTTTCGGGATCTGAAGTAAGATTTGGTGCAGGGTGTTACTAATAAACTGAGTGCCAGTGATTTGTGGCAGTAGAAGCTAAATGTATGTTACCTATTGCAGGGATAAATTCTTCGAATCACAGAAGGTTTTGTATCCTTTTGACCTATTCATTCAATTTTCTTGTATGTGCTTACAGTAGTTTGCTTTCCCTCTTTAGAAGAGGAAGTCATCACCTTCACTAAATTCgtctcttttttcctttttcctaTTCATTTTCCATATTGTGTTATTCTTCCTCAGTCTTATCTAAGTTGTCTTCCGGCCTCCAAGAGTAGCTATTTGGTTGTTTCCATTTATGATTTCTGGCTTAGTGAAGAGTCAGAGATGAATAAATTACCTAATTATTAATCTTTCTACTTCCTGGTCCATTGTCTTTCAAGCCACCTGGGACATTTGTTTGGTATTTATGTGCACACAGAAGAAAAAAATTCATCAAGCACAGCAGGATAGAAGTTTGATAATATGGACCAATGCAAGTTGCTTTTCTGTTAATTCTTGACTCCAGATTTCATTTTCCAGCTCAGACTTACGGAAGAGGGTAGAGACTTTGGAGAAAAATGCAGTTACGAGCCTGCGTACGTTGGTCAATCTTGATTCCGAGGTGTACACGCAAGCTGATGTGTAAGTTTTGACGTACCCCTCTTTTTAAGCATGCTGCAGTTTATTTTCATATAATAAATGGCGTGATGACagaaaatttagttgatcattttGTCTGTTAACCATTACAACCTGTATCTGCAAATATATATCATCTGGTCCAATTTGAAGCACTTCAGAATATTACCTCATTCATATATGTCTGCACTCTATACTTCGTGGTTGATTAGGGATGTTTATTGCAGATTGTTgcactaaaaaaaaaacatttctgtATTGCATGTTTGACAGCTTTAACAGAAAGGACCATATGAGTTTTACTGGTCATAAGTTACACTCTATGTTATTGAATGATATGTTTTTCTTTCAGTCTCATGCTTAAAGGAATGTATGCTTAATTTCGCGCCACGTGGAGTTGTTGTGTCAGTCTGTCACTTGTTGTTGATGCTTCTGATTGATGGTATAACTTGAATTTGCTCAAATAATTTTGGTTATTGTTTGCCTTGTCTTGTGCAAACTAACAGGCTGGATACTAGACATATATTTGTGGATGTTGGTCTTGGATTTCACGTAGAGTTCACCTGGCCTGAAGCCCTGGAGTTCATATCACTAAAGGAAGCAAGATTAGCCAAGTATGTACTTCTGTTGTTAttatatatttattttgattctctcGGCTTGGTGTTGCATGGATTATCCAACAAATGGAAGTAGATATAAACAGACAATAATAATTGATTCTCCACTCTTGATGACACAAAGTACACCACCATCTCAGAGTTTTCATTTGTGCTAGGGTAGCATTTTTAGACACTCTGCTGATTATATATgctaaaaaaaagataaatagacTGATTTCTCAAATTTCCAATGTCATCTTTGAGAACCTAATGGtgttttttttagaaataactcCTATTGCGGAGTATCCTAAGCTAGACTATGTGTACTCTAGTCTAGATTATGATGTTTGGGGATCTGGTAAAGCATTACTCTAGTCTAGATTATATGATGTTCGGGGATCTGGTAAAGCATTAATGAAAGCTAGACTTGGGTTGTTCCTTCAACCACTTTCTCTTCCCCAGTGACCTGACAGTCCTAATTTCAACACTACAGTAGTATGTCAATTTGACATAAAAGAGGTGATAGTACTCGTATACCACCTCCTACAGAATTATTACCCTCCCCTGAGTCAAAAAATGAGAATAATGAATGTTAAGACATCCGATGGGAGTAGCATGTTTTTGACCTTTATCGGTATTACTTCTGCTTTACTCTCAGCTTAATTTTACTACAAGAACAGAGATCTCATTTTTACTttgttgtcagacatttcatttTACTGATTACAAAAAATTTAAACAACACGCCCTGAGGCCTAGGCATGTATGATGAGAACACCATCACCACTCTCTAAAGACCCACTGCTTAGATAGGCATGTATGATGGAAAGTCCCTAATAAACACCTGAAATCAAAAAGGAGAAAGTTCACATAAACCGCACATTGTTGGTTCGAATAATACAAACTAGTCTAAATAGATGTTAATAAAGTCCAACGAGAatgtaaaaaatatttttaccTTCAGTAATGACACCACATTTTGCCAAGATTCTGAGCTGATAGATGAATGAAGCGGAGTGGATGCATCATGGAAGACCAAAATTGGCTGCAAAGACAATAAAGGAAGATTCAGTTATCCCCTTGCTTACTTTAAAAAACCAGAAACTGCAGAAGTAATAGGACGTTCTAAGTTAGTATCGTTTTCACATAACAGATATGTACGTAGAGGAGGTGTACTATGCTGACGTAGACAAGTTAGTTGAAGGGCAGAAACTTATAAAGCACCATTAGGCAGCGTTTCAACTCACCAACGGTAGGAAATTTGAGCTTTTAGTAATGTCAAAATAGCTTTTATATCGTTCGGTTGCATATTGAGGATTTAGCTTAAAATAGATCTAAATCAGAATTAAAAATAAACATATGTCGTGATCAAGCAGTTCACATCTAATCAGGATAAAATTTAGGTTACCATTTGGATATCACTTGAGTATTTGCTAAACAGAAAGCTACACCCATTCATGAAGAGAAGGTAAAATGCTACTCACATGGGCACCATACTCCGGAAGAACTTTAACAGTACCGTGTTCGCCATAGGCGGCAGCACATTGTAACGGTTTTCATTCGTAACATCCATATTAATACCTTTTGAAAGTAACAAGGGTATGGTATGACATATTTATGTCCTGCATCAGGAAAAACAGCATGACCTCATAATGCTACTCTAAAATATCTGAATAACACATCTGAAAAGTTATCAGATCTGCTGGAGCGCAACCCACCTTTCTGAGCGGCCTGATGCAAAGGACTACAATTTGAATCATCTGGTATGTCAGGATTGGCGGCCATTTTAAGAAAATATTCCTTAGCAACCAAGCGCCTTTGCTTCCCAGGATAGGGGAGTTTCACCTGCGAAACAGTGTATAATTAATTACATACACTCGTGCTTACTGATTTTTAAGAATATCAACACGAACATGGAACTTTAAAAATCATCATATGGAGCCATTTACTCAGATTTACTCAGTTTTGTGGTTATCAACTTTAAATTTATTTTGCACTAAAGCTTCAGAAGCCATAATCAACAAAACTGGTCAGATGGCACACACTCAAGTGGACTGTTCATACCACCAATGTACATTAACCCACTTACTATCCaatctaaaaataatctcaagaaaaacaaagatagaataaaacaaaacaaacattgTTGAAGACCATTTTAAAACAAAGAtagaataaaacaaaacaaacattgTAATAGCCATTCTAGAAAACCGCTAAACATGACAAATACATCAGCTGAAAAacctgaaaatttctttgaact is a genomic window of Papaver somniferum cultivar HN1 unplaced genomic scaffold, ASM357369v1 unplaced-scaffold_137, whole genome shotgun sequence containing:
- the LOC113334425 gene encoding protein UXT homolog isoform X2 is translated as MYVTYCRDKFFESQKVFSDLRKRVETLEKNAVTSLRTLVNLDSEVYTQADVLDTRHIFVDVGLGFHVEFTWPEALEFISLKEARLAKLKKR
- the LOC113334425 gene encoding protein UXT homolog isoform X1, encoding MLPIAGINSSNHRSSDLRKRVETLEKNAVTSLRTLVNLDSEVYTQADVLDTRHIFVDVGLGFHVEFTWPEALEFISLKEARLAKYVLLLLLYIYFDSLGLVLHGLSNKWK